The following are from one region of the Klebsiella aerogenes genome:
- the cydC gene encoding cysteine/glutathione ABC transporter ATP-binding protein/permease CydC, translated as MRALLPYLALYKRHKWLLTLGVVLAIVTLLASIGLLTLSGWFLSASAVVGVAGIYSFNYMLPAAGVRGAAIIRTAGRYFERLVSHDATFRVLQHLRVSTFSKLLPLSPAGLARFRQGELLNRVVADVDTLDHLYLRVISPLIGALVVILVVTAGLSILDVTLALTLGGIMLATLLLLPPLFYRAGKPTGENITQLRGQYRQQLTSWLQGQAELMLFNASDRYRAQMEKTEQRWQEAQRRQAELTALSQALMLLIGGVAVIAMLWLASDGVGGNSQPGALIALFVFCALAAFEALAPVTGAFQHLGQVIASARRITQITEQQPEVTFTQQTPQTFTQVALTLDQVTFTYPQQPAAALQNISLQVTAGDHIAILGRTGCGKSTLLQLLTRAWDPANGQIQLNGQPIGELSETTLRQAMSVVPQRVHLFSATLRDNLLLAAPQASDAQLTDTLERVGLDKLLEDGGLNSWLGEGGRQLSGGELRRLAIARALLHDAPLMLLDEPTEGLDATTESQILDLLAEVMQEKTVLMVTHRLRGLARFNQIIVMDNGQIIEQGSHAELLAKQGRYYQFKQRL; from the coding sequence ATGCGCGCACTGTTACCCTATCTGGCGCTGTACAAACGCCACAAATGGCTGCTGACTCTCGGCGTCGTGTTGGCGATCGTCACCCTGCTAGCGAGTATCGGCTTGCTGACGCTCTCCGGCTGGTTCCTCTCCGCCTCGGCGGTGGTCGGCGTCGCCGGTATCTACAGCTTTAACTACATGCTGCCGGCCGCGGGCGTGCGCGGCGCGGCAATTATTCGCACCGCGGGTCGCTACTTCGAACGTCTGGTCAGCCATGATGCGACCTTCCGCGTTTTACAGCACCTGCGCGTCTCCACCTTTAGCAAACTACTGCCCCTCTCCCCAGCCGGTCTGGCGCGCTTTCGTCAGGGCGAGTTGCTCAACCGCGTCGTCGCCGATGTCGACACGCTGGATCACCTCTATCTGCGCGTGATCTCGCCGCTAATCGGCGCGCTGGTCGTCATTCTGGTGGTGACCGCCGGGTTAAGCATACTTGACGTCACCCTGGCGCTCACGCTCGGCGGCATCATGCTGGCAACGCTGCTGCTGTTGCCGCCGCTGTTCTACCGTGCCGGTAAACCCACCGGGGAAAATATCACCCAACTGCGCGGACAGTATCGCCAGCAGCTGACCTCCTGGCTGCAGGGACAAGCCGAGTTGATGTTGTTTAACGCCAGTGACCGTTACCGCGCGCAAATGGAAAAAACCGAGCAGCGTTGGCAGGAGGCTCAGCGTCGCCAGGCCGAGCTGACCGCCCTGTCACAGGCGCTAATGCTGCTGATTGGCGGAGTCGCAGTGATCGCGATGTTGTGGCTGGCCTCCGATGGCGTCGGCGGCAACAGTCAACCAGGCGCGCTGATCGCACTGTTTGTATTCTGTGCTTTAGCGGCATTCGAAGCGCTGGCGCCGGTGACCGGCGCATTCCAGCACCTCGGGCAAGTGATCGCCTCCGCGCGTCGCATTACGCAAATCACCGAGCAGCAGCCGGAAGTCACCTTCACCCAGCAAACGCCGCAAACCTTCACCCAGGTTGCGCTGACGCTGGATCAGGTCACCTTCACCTACCCTCAGCAGCCGGCAGCGGCGCTGCAAAATATCTCCTTGCAAGTGACGGCTGGGGATCATATTGCGATTCTTGGCCGTACCGGCTGCGGTAAGTCGACCCTGTTACAGTTACTGACCCGCGCCTGGGACCCGGCCAACGGCCAAATTCAGCTGAATGGCCAGCCGATCGGTGAACTGTCTGAAACCACGCTGCGTCAGGCAATGAGCGTTGTGCCGCAGCGGGTGCACCTGTTCAGCGCGACTCTGCGCGATAACCTGCTGCTCGCCGCGCCGCAGGCCAGTGATGCCCAGCTTACCGATACGCTGGAACGCGTCGGTCTGGACAAACTGCTGGAAGATGGCGGTCTGAACAGCTGGCTTGGCGAAGGCGGTCGTCAACTCTCCGGCGGCGAGCTGCGCCGCCTGGCTATCGCCCGCGCGCTGCTGCACGACGCGCCGCTGATGCTGCTTGATGAGCCCACGGAAGGACTGGATGCGACAACCGAAAGCCAGATCCTTGATTTACTTGCTGAAGTGATGCAGGAAAAGACCGTATTGATGGTCACCCACCGCCTGCGCGGACTGGCGCGTTTTAATCAGATAATTGTCATGGACAACGGACAGATTATTGAGCAAGGTAGTCACGCAGAGCTGCTGGCGAAACAGGGGCGTTATTACCAGTTTAAGCAACGTCTGTAA
- the aat gene encoding leucyl/phenylalanyl-tRNA--protein transferase yields the protein MRLVQLSRHSIAFPSPEGALREPNGLLALGGDLSPARLLMAYQRGIFPWFSPGDPILWWSPDPRAVLWPEQFHFSRSMKRFHQRSPYRVTLNHAFGQVIEGCASHRDEGTWITSGIMQAYHQLHELGHAHSVEVWDGETLVGGMYGVAQGALFCGESMFSRAENASKTALMIFCQAFAQDGGRLIDCQVLNAHTASLGAIEIPRRDYLDYLSVLRTYRLPERFWVPRVLFTGNG from the coding sequence ATGCGTCTGGTTCAGCTTTCTCGCCACTCTATCGCCTTCCCTTCCCCGGAAGGCGCCCTGCGTGAACCGAACGGCCTGCTGGCGCTGGGAGGCGATCTCAGCCCTGCCCGCCTGCTGATGGCCTATCAGCGCGGTATTTTTCCCTGGTTTTCCCCAGGCGATCCGATCTTATGGTGGTCGCCCGACCCACGCGCCGTGCTGTGGCCGGAACAATTTCACTTTAGCCGCAGTATGAAACGCTTCCATCAACGCTCACCGTATCGGGTAACGCTCAATCATGCCTTCGGTCAGGTTATCGAAGGCTGCGCCAGCCATCGTGATGAAGGCACCTGGATCACCTCCGGCATCATGCAGGCTTATCACCAACTGCATGAGCTGGGGCATGCCCACTCGGTTGAAGTATGGGATGGCGAGACGCTGGTCGGTGGGATGTACGGCGTGGCGCAGGGCGCGCTGTTTTGCGGCGAGTCGATGTTCAGCCGAGCGGAAAATGCTTCCAAAACCGCGCTGATGATCTTCTGCCAGGCGTTTGCTCAGGATGGCGGCCGGTTAATTGACTGCCAGGTGCTGAACGCGCATACGGCCTCTTTAGGCGCGATTGAAATCCCCCGCCGCGATTACCTCGATTATCTGTCGGTATTACGCACCTACCGCTTACCAGAGCGATTTTGGGTGCCTCGGGTGCTATTTACCGGTAACGGGTAA
- the infA gene encoding translation initiation factor IF-1 codes for MAKEDNIEMQGTVLETLPNTMFRVELENGHVVTAHISGKMRKNYIRILTGDKVTVELTPYDLSKGRIVFRSR; via the coding sequence ATGGCCAAAGAAGACAATATTGAAATGCAGGGCACCGTACTTGAAACGTTGCCTAACACTATGTTCCGCGTAGAACTGGAAAACGGTCACGTGGTAACTGCGCATATTTCCGGTAAAATGCGTAAAAACTACATCCGCATTCTGACGGGCGACAAAGTGACTGTTGAGCTGACCCCGTACGACCTGAGCAAAGGCCGCATTGTCTTCCGTAGTCGCTAA
- the clpA gene encoding ATP-dependent Clp protease ATP-binding subunit ClpA, whose protein sequence is MLNQELELSLNMAFARAREHRHEFMTVEHLLLALLSNPSAREALEACSVDLVALRQELEAFIEQTTPVLPATEEERDTQPTLSFQRVLQRAVFHVQSSGRSEVTGANVLVAIFSEQESQAAYLLRKHEVSRLDVVNFISHGTRKDEPSQPSENNASQPGNEEQAGGEDRMENFTTNLNQLARVGGIDPLIGRDKELERAIQVLCRRRKNNPLLVGESGVGKTAIAEGLAWRIVQGDVPEVMADCTIYSLDIGSLLAGTKYRGDFEKRFKALLKQLEQDTNSILFIDEIHTIIGAGAASGGQVDAANLIKPLLSGGKIRVIGSTTYQEFSNIFEKDRALARRFQKIDVTEPSVEETVQIINGLKPKYEAHHDVRYTAKAVRAAVELAVKYINDRHLPDKAIDVIDEAGARARLMPASKRKKTVNVADIESVVARIARIPEKSVSQSDRDTLKNLGDRLKMLVFGQDKAIEALTEAIKMARAGLGHDHKPVGSFLFAGPTGVGKTEVTVQLAKALGIELLRFDMSEYMERHTVSRLIGAPPGYVGFDQGGLLTDAVIKHPHAVLLLDEIEKAHPDVFNLLLQVMDNGTLTDNNGRKADFRNVVLVMTTNAGVRETERKSIGLIQQDNSPDAMDEIKKIFTPEFRNRLDNIIWFDHLSTAVIHQVVDKFIVELQVQLDQKGVSLEVSQEARDWLAEKGYDRAMGARPMARVIQDNLKKPLANELLFGSLVDGGQVTVELDKANNVLTYGFHSAQKHKPEAAH, encoded by the coding sequence ATGCTCAATCAAGAACTGGAACTCAGTTTAAACATGGCTTTCGCCAGAGCGCGTGAGCACCGTCATGAGTTTATGACCGTCGAGCACTTGTTGCTGGCTCTGCTCAGCAACCCCTCGGCGCGCGAAGCGCTGGAAGCCTGTTCCGTGGACCTGGTCGCTTTACGTCAGGAACTTGAAGCCTTCATCGAACAGACCACTCCCGTCCTTCCGGCTACGGAAGAAGAGCGAGACACCCAGCCGACGCTAAGCTTCCAGCGCGTGCTGCAGCGTGCGGTTTTCCACGTCCAATCCTCCGGTCGCAGCGAAGTTACCGGCGCTAACGTCCTGGTCGCAATTTTCAGCGAGCAGGAGTCGCAGGCCGCCTATCTGTTGCGTAAACATGAAGTCAGCCGCCTTGATGTGGTGAATTTCATCTCTCACGGCACGCGCAAAGACGAGCCCAGCCAGCCTTCCGAGAACAACGCAAGCCAGCCGGGTAACGAGGAGCAAGCAGGCGGGGAGGATCGTATGGAAAACTTCACCACCAATCTTAACCAGCTTGCGCGCGTGGGCGGTATCGATCCGCTGATCGGCCGTGATAAAGAGCTGGAGCGTGCGATTCAGGTACTGTGCCGCCGCCGTAAGAACAACCCGCTGCTGGTGGGGGAGTCCGGCGTTGGTAAAACCGCGATTGCCGAAGGGCTTGCCTGGCGTATCGTGCAGGGCGATGTGCCGGAAGTGATGGCTGACTGCACCATTTACTCGCTGGATATTGGCTCGCTGCTGGCGGGGACCAAATATCGCGGTGATTTCGAAAAACGGTTTAAAGCGCTGCTGAAACAGCTTGAGCAGGATACCAACAGTATTCTGTTTATCGACGAGATCCATACGATCATCGGCGCAGGCGCGGCCTCCGGCGGCCAGGTCGATGCCGCAAACCTGATCAAACCGCTGCTTTCCGGCGGCAAGATCCGGGTCATCGGCTCCACGACCTACCAGGAGTTCAGCAACATCTTCGAGAAAGATCGTGCTCTGGCGCGCCGTTTCCAGAAAATCGACGTCACCGAACCTTCCGTGGAAGAGACGGTACAGATTATCAACGGCCTGAAGCCGAAGTACGAAGCGCACCACGATGTGCGTTATACCGCTAAGGCGGTGCGTGCGGCGGTCGAACTGGCGGTGAAATATATCAACGATCGTCATCTGCCGGATAAGGCAATCGACGTGATTGACGAAGCGGGCGCGCGGGCGCGGTTGATGCCAGCCAGCAAGCGTAAGAAAACGGTCAATGTGGCGGATATTGAATCCGTGGTGGCACGCATCGCGCGTATCCCTGAGAAGAGCGTTTCTCAGAGCGATCGCGATACGCTGAAAAACCTCGGCGACCGTCTGAAAATGCTGGTCTTTGGTCAGGATAAAGCGATTGAAGCACTGACTGAAGCCATCAAGATGGCGCGTGCCGGGCTTGGTCACGACCATAAACCTGTTGGTTCCTTCCTGTTCGCCGGGCCGACCGGGGTAGGCAAAACCGAAGTGACCGTACAGCTGGCGAAGGCGCTGGGGATTGAGCTGCTGCGTTTTGATATGTCCGAGTATATGGAACGTCATACCGTCAGCCGTCTGATTGGCGCCCCTCCGGGATATGTTGGTTTCGATCAAGGCGGGCTGCTGACCGATGCGGTGATTAAACATCCGCACGCGGTACTGTTGCTTGATGAGATCGAAAAAGCGCACCCGGATGTCTTCAACCTGCTGCTGCAGGTGATGGATAACGGTACGTTGACCGATAACAACGGTCGTAAAGCGGACTTCCGTAACGTGGTGCTGGTGATGACCACCAACGCCGGGGTGCGGGAAACTGAACGTAAATCGATTGGCCTTATCCAGCAGGACAACAGTCCGGACGCGATGGATGAGATCAAGAAGATCTTTACGCCGGAGTTCCGCAACCGTCTCGACAACATTATCTGGTTCGATCACCTGTCTACCGCGGTGATCCACCAGGTGGTTGATAAGTTTATCGTCGAGCTGCAGGTTCAGCTGGATCAGAAAGGCGTGTCGCTGGAAGTGAGTCAGGAAGCGCGTGATTGGCTGGCTGAGAAGGGCTATGACCGGGCAATGGGCGCACGTCCGATGGCGCGCGTGATTCAGGATAATCTGAAGAAACCGTTGGCAAATGAGTTGCTGTTTGGCTCGCTGGTGGACGGCGGTCAGGTTACCGTGGAGTTGGATAAAGCCAACAACGTGCTGACTTACGGCTTCCATAGCGCGCAGAAACACAAGCCGGAAGCGGCGCATTAA
- the clpS gene encoding ATP-dependent Clp protease adapter ClpS produces the protein MSKRDWLDFDQLVEDEVRDALKPPSMYKVILVNDDYTPMEFVIDVLQKFFSYDVERATQLMLTVHYQGKAICGVFTAEVAETKVAMVNQYAKENEHPLLCTLEKA, from the coding sequence ATGAGTAAGAGAGATTGGCTGGACTTCGATCAACTGGTAGAAGATGAAGTTCGTGATGCGCTTAAACCACCATCTATGTATAAAGTGATATTAGTCAATGATGACTACACTCCAATGGAGTTTGTTATTGACGTGTTACAAAAATTCTTTTCTTATGATGTAGAACGTGCAACGCAACTGATGCTGACGGTTCACTATCAAGGTAAAGCGATTTGCGGTGTTTTCACCGCCGAAGTCGCGGAAACCAAAGTCGCTATGGTGAACCAGTACGCGAAGGAGAACGAGCATCCATTGCTGTGTACGCTAGAGAAAGCCTGA
- the cspD gene encoding cold shock-like protein CspD, translating into MEMGTVKWFNNAKGFGFICPEGGGEDIFAHYSTIQMDGYRTLKAGQAVRFDVHLGPKGNHASVIVPVEAEAAA; encoded by the coding sequence ATGGAAATGGGTACTGTTAAGTGGTTCAACAATGCCAAAGGGTTCGGTTTCATTTGCCCTGAGGGCGGCGGCGAAGACATTTTCGCCCATTACTCCACCATCCAGATGGATGGTTACAGAACGCTAAAAGCCGGGCAAGCCGTTCGGTTTGATGTTCACCTGGGGCCAAAAGGCAATCACGCCAGCGTGATTGTTCCTGTGGAAGCAGAAGCGGCTGCATAA
- the macB gene encoding macrolide ABC transporter ATP-binding protein/permease MacB encodes MTALLELRDIRRSYPSGDGDVEVLKGITLSIAAGEMVAIVGASGSGKSTLMNLLGCLDKPTSGTYQVAGTNVAQLSGDALARLRREHFGFIFQRYHLLSHLTAAQNVEVPAIYAGKERRLRLARARDLLSRLGLEERAEYFPSQLSGGQQQRVSIARALMNGGEVILADEPTGALDSHSGEEVMAILHQLKAQGHTVIIVTHDPQVAAQAERIIELRDGEIVRNPPSPSPTNGGVLRPEASAEPSVWRQFSSGFREALVMAWRAMAANKMRTLLTMLGIIIGIASVVSIVVVGDAAKQLVLADIRAIGTNTIDVYPGKDFGDDDPRYQQALKYDDLLAIQKQPWVRSATPAVSKSLRLRANNIDVAASAEGVGAQYFNVYGMTFSEGSTFNELQLNSRAQVVVLDSNTRRQLFPHKAKVVGEVILVGNMPATIIGVADEKQSMFGSSKILRVWLPYSTMAGRVMGQSWLNSITVRVQEGYDSATAEQQLVRLLELRHGKKDVFTWNMDSILKTAEKTTHTLQLFLTLVAVIALVVGGIGVMNIMLVSVTERTREIGIRMAVGARASDVLQQFLIEAVLVCLVGGALGVSLSLMIAFILQLFLPGWEIGFSPLALLTAFLCSTLTGVLFGWLPARNAARLDPVDALARE; translated from the coding sequence ATGACGGCGCTGCTCGAACTGCGTGATATTCGCCGCAGTTATCCCTCCGGCGACGGTGACGTTGAAGTGCTGAAGGGGATCACCCTCAGCATCGCCGCCGGGGAGATGGTGGCGATCGTTGGGGCTTCCGGTTCCGGCAAATCGACGCTGATGAATCTCCTGGGCTGCCTTGATAAGCCGACCAGCGGCACTTATCAGGTTGCCGGGACTAATGTGGCGCAGCTGAGCGGCGACGCATTGGCCAGGCTGCGCCGTGAGCACTTTGGCTTTATCTTCCAGCGCTATCACCTGTTGTCGCATCTGACCGCGGCGCAAAACGTCGAGGTTCCGGCTATCTACGCCGGTAAAGAGCGTCGGCTACGCCTGGCGCGAGCACGTGATTTACTCTCCCGGCTGGGGCTGGAGGAACGGGCGGAATACTTCCCTTCTCAGCTTTCCGGCGGCCAGCAGCAGCGTGTGAGTATCGCCCGCGCCCTGATGAACGGCGGCGAGGTGATCCTCGCCGATGAGCCGACCGGGGCGCTGGATAGCCACTCCGGCGAAGAGGTGATGGCGATTCTGCATCAGCTCAAGGCACAGGGGCATACGGTGATTATTGTCACCCATGACCCACAGGTGGCGGCGCAGGCGGAAAGGATTATTGAACTTCGCGACGGCGAAATCGTGCGTAACCCGCCTTCACCTTCGCCGACGAACGGCGGGGTTTTGCGCCCGGAAGCCAGTGCGGAGCCTTCCGTCTGGCGGCAATTCAGCAGCGGTTTTCGCGAGGCGCTGGTCATGGCCTGGCGGGCAATGGCGGCGAACAAGATGCGCACTTTGCTGACCATGCTCGGCATTATTATCGGCATTGCCTCGGTCGTCTCTATCGTGGTGGTTGGCGATGCGGCGAAACAGTTAGTGCTGGCCGATATCCGCGCCATCGGCACCAATACCATCGATGTCTACCCGGGTAAGGATTTCGGCGACGACGATCCGCGTTACCAGCAAGCGTTGAAATATGACGATTTGCTGGCGATTCAAAAACAGCCCTGGGTACGCTCAGCGACGCCAGCGGTCTCAAAAAGCCTGCGCCTACGCGCCAATAATATCGACGTGGCAGCCAGTGCCGAAGGCGTTGGCGCACAGTACTTCAACGTCTACGGCATGACGTTCAGCGAGGGGAGTACCTTCAATGAACTGCAGCTCAATAGTCGGGCGCAGGTGGTGGTATTGGACAGCAATACCCGTCGTCAGCTGTTCCCGCACAAGGCGAAAGTGGTCGGCGAGGTGATCCTGGTTGGGAATATGCCGGCGACCATCATCGGCGTGGCCGATGAAAAGCAGTCGATGTTTGGCAGCAGTAAAATCCTTCGCGTTTGGCTGCCTTATTCCACCATGGCCGGGCGAGTCATGGGGCAATCCTGGCTCAATTCAATCACCGTCCGCGTGCAGGAAGGTTATGACAGCGCCACCGCCGAGCAGCAACTGGTGCGCTTACTGGAACTGCGCCATGGCAAAAAAGATGTTTTTACCTGGAATATGGACAGCATCTTGAAAACAGCGGAAAAGACCACACATACCTTACAGCTGTTCCTGACGCTGGTGGCGGTGATCGCCCTGGTGGTCGGCGGGATTGGGGTGATGAATATCATGCTGGTGTCGGTGACTGAACGGACCCGCGAAATCGGCATCCGCATGGCGGTTGGCGCGCGAGCCAGCGACGTACTGCAGCAGTTTCTTATCGAGGCGGTGTTGGTTTGCCTGGTGGGCGGCGCGCTTGGCGTGAGCTTGTCGCTGATGATTGCGTTTATTTTGCAGTTATTTTTGCCCGGCTGGGAGATTGGCTTTTCACCGTTGGCGCTGCTTACCGCGTTTTTGTGTTCGACGCTAACCGGGGTGCTGTTCGGCTGGCTGCCGGCGCGTAACGCCGCGCGATTAGATCCGGTGGATGCGCTGGCCCGCGAGTAG
- the macA gene encoding macrolide transporter subunit MacA: MTFNGKRRKVWWLLALLVAIAAIWGWRALNAPLPQYQTLVVRKSDLQQSVLATGKLDALRKVDVGAQVSGQLKTLRVNIGDKVQKDQLLGVIDPEQAENQIKEVEATLMELRAQLKQAQAERKLSQVTLARQQQLAQRQLVSRQDLDTAATDVAVKEAQIGTIEAQIKRNQATLDTAKTNLDYTRILAPMSGEVTQITTLQGQTVIAAQQAPNILTLADLSTMLVKAQVSEADVIHLKPGQKAWFTVLGDPLTRYEGTLKDILPTPEKVNDAIFYYARFEVPNPQGILRLEMTAQVHIQLAEVKNVITIPLSALGDAIGDNRYHVRLLRTGAVKEREIVIGARNDTDVAVAKGLEEGDEVILSESAPGAAK; this comes from the coding sequence ATGACATTTAATGGAAAACGCAGGAAAGTCTGGTGGCTATTGGCGCTGCTGGTGGCGATCGCGGCGATCTGGGGATGGCGCGCGCTTAATGCGCCGCTGCCGCAGTATCAGACGCTGGTGGTACGCAAAAGCGACCTGCAGCAAAGCGTGCTGGCCACGGGGAAACTGGATGCGCTGCGTAAAGTTGACGTTGGCGCGCAGGTCAGCGGCCAGTTAAAAACGCTGCGCGTCAATATTGGCGATAAGGTGCAGAAAGATCAGCTGTTGGGGGTTATCGACCCGGAACAGGCGGAAAACCAGATTAAAGAAGTGGAAGCGACGTTAATGGAGCTGCGGGCGCAGCTGAAACAGGCGCAGGCCGAACGTAAACTGTCGCAGGTGACATTGGCGCGTCAGCAGCAGCTGGCGCAGCGTCAACTGGTATCGCGCCAGGATCTGGATACCGCCGCCACCGATGTGGCGGTGAAAGAAGCGCAAATTGGCACCATCGAGGCGCAAATCAAACGCAATCAGGCGACCCTCGACACGGCGAAGACCAACCTCGACTATACGCGCATCCTGGCGCCGATGTCCGGCGAAGTCACGCAAATCACTACCCTGCAGGGGCAGACGGTCATTGCCGCTCAGCAGGCGCCGAACATCCTGACGCTGGCGGATCTCAGCACCATGCTGGTAAAAGCGCAGGTCTCGGAAGCGGATGTGATCCACCTTAAGCCAGGACAAAAGGCGTGGTTTACGGTGCTCGGCGATCCGCTGACGCGTTATGAAGGTACGCTGAAGGATATTTTGCCGACGCCGGAAAAGGTCAACGACGCCATATTTTATTATGCGCGTTTTGAGGTGCCTAACCCGCAGGGGATCCTACGCCTGGAGATGACCGCGCAGGTACATATCCAACTGGCGGAAGTGAAGAACGTCATTACCATTCCGCTTAGCGCGCTGGGCGATGCGATTGGCGACAATCGCTACCACGTGCGGTTACTGCGTACCGGTGCGGTGAAAGAACGGGAAATAGTAATTGGCGCGCGCAACGATACCGATGTGGCGGTGGCGAAAGGGCTGGAAGAGGGGGACGAGGTTATTCTAAGCGAAAGCGCGCCCGGAGCCGCAAAATGA
- a CDS encoding ATP-dependent endonuclease: MQLERVEIVGFRGINRLSLMLEQNNVLIGENAWGKSSLLDALTLLLSPEFDLYHFVRDDFWFPPGDVQGREHHLHIILTFRENEPGRHRVRRFRPLSDCWVPCEDDYQRIFYRLEGELADDGSVMTLRSFINSEGEALDIDDIDELARHLVRLMPVLRLRDARFMRRIHNDTVPHSPQIEITARQLDFLSRELVNHPQNLTDGQIREGLSAMVQLLEHYFAEQSSAQSRNRLMRRRSHDEQRSWRYLDIINRMIDKPGGRSHRVILLGLFSTLLQAKGTIRLDRDARPLLLIEDPETRLHPIMLSVAWHLLNLLPLQRVTTTNSGELLSLTPVEQVCRLVRESSRVSAWRLGPGGMNAEDSRRIAFHIRFNRASSLFARCWLLVEGETETWVINELARQCGHHFDAEGVKVIEFAQSGLKPLIRFARRMGIEWHVLVDGDEAGKKYAATVRGLLNNDQELERVHLTTLPAMDMEHFMYRQGFDDVYHRVAQIPDNIPMNMRRVITKAIHRSSKPDLAIEVAMEAGRRGIEAVPTLLKKMFSRVLWLARGRAD, encoded by the coding sequence ATGCAGCTTGAGCGTGTAGAGATCGTCGGATTTCGCGGTATCAATCGTTTATCGTTGATGCTGGAGCAAAATAATGTCCTGATCGGTGAAAACGCCTGGGGCAAATCCAGCTTGCTGGATGCCCTGACGCTGCTTTTATCGCCAGAATTTGATCTGTACCATTTCGTCCGCGATGACTTCTGGTTTCCCCCCGGCGATGTTCAGGGGCGCGAACACCATCTGCATATCATTTTAACCTTTCGCGAGAATGAGCCCGGTCGCCATCGGGTACGGCGCTTCCGTCCGCTCAGCGACTGCTGGGTGCCGTGTGAAGACGACTACCAGCGTATTTTCTATCGTCTTGAGGGTGAGCTGGCCGACGACGGTAGTGTGATGACCTTACGCAGCTTTATTAACAGCGAAGGAGAGGCGCTGGATATTGATGATATCGACGAACTGGCGCGTCATCTGGTGCGCTTAATGCCGGTGTTGCGTTTGCGCGACGCCCGTTTTATGCGTCGAATCCACAATGACACCGTGCCGCATTCGCCGCAAATTGAGATCACCGCCCGGCAGCTGGATTTTCTCTCCCGCGAGCTGGTTAACCATCCGCAAAACCTGACCGACGGGCAAATCCGTGAAGGGCTCTCGGCGATGGTGCAACTGCTTGAGCATTATTTTGCCGAGCAAAGCAGCGCGCAAAGCCGTAATCGCCTGATGCGCCGACGCTCACATGACGAACAGCGTAGCTGGCGTTACCTCGATATTATCAACCGGATGATCGATAAACCGGGCGGCCGCAGCCACCGGGTGATCCTGCTTGGGCTATTTTCCACTTTGCTGCAGGCAAAAGGCACGATCCGGCTCGATCGCGATGCGCGGCCGCTGCTGCTGATTGAAGACCCGGAAACTCGTCTGCATCCGATCATGCTTTCCGTTGCCTGGCATTTACTTAATTTACTGCCGCTGCAGCGAGTCACCACCACCAATTCCGGCGAGCTGCTGTCGCTGACGCCGGTTGAGCAGGTGTGTCGGCTGGTGCGTGAATCGTCACGCGTCTCGGCGTGGCGGCTCGGCCCCGGCGGCATGAATGCGGAAGATAGTCGCCGCATCGCTTTTCATATTCGCTTCAACCGCGCGTCATCGCTGTTTGCCCGTTGTTGGCTACTGGTGGAAGGTGAAACCGAAACCTGGGTGATTAACGAACTGGCGCGCCAGTGCGGGCACCATTTTGACGCCGAGGGGGTGAAGGTGATCGAATTTGCTCAATCCGGACTCAAGCCGCTGATTAGGTTTGCCCGCCGGATGGGGATTGAATGGCATGTGCTGGTAGACGGCGATGAAGCCGGGAAAAAATACGCCGCCACCGTGCGTGGGTTGCTGAATAACGATCAGGAGCTTGAGCGCGTGCATTTAACCACGCTGCCGGCGATGGACATGGAACACTTCATGTATCGCCAGGGGTTTGACGATGTTTACCATCGGGTCGCGCAGATCCCGGATAATATTCCGATGAACATGCGTCGGGTGATTACCAAAGCGATTCACCGCTCATCTAAACCCGACCTGGCGATAGAGGTGGCGATGGAGGCCGGGCGGCGAGGAATCGAGGCCGTCCCCACGCTGCTGAAGAAAATGTTTTCCCGCGTGCTGTGGCTGGCGCGTGGGCGCGCCGATTAG